TGTTGCGCCTGGTGATGGAGATGGAAGGCGAGACCATCCTGCGCATCGATCCGCACATCGGTCTCTTGCATCGCGCCACCGAGAAGCTGGCCGAATCGAAGCCCTACAACCATTCGATCGGCTACATGGATCGCCTCGACTACGTGTCGATGATGTGCAACGAGCACGCCTACGTGCGCGCGATCGAGCAGCTGATGGGCATCACGCCGCCCGAGCGCGCGCTGTGGATCCGCACGATGTTCGACGAGGTCACCCGCATCCTCAATCACCTGATGTGGGTGGGCTCGAACGCGCTCGATCTCGGCGCGATGGCGGTGTTCCTGTACGCGTTCCGCGAACGCGAGGAACTGATGGATTGCTACGAGGCGGTGTCGGGCACGCGCATGCACGCCACGTACTACCGCCCCGGCGGCGTGTACCGCGACCTGCCCGGCAAGATGATCCAGTACAAGGAATCGCCGTGGCACAAGGGCAAGGACCTGAAGCGCATGAATGCGTGGCGCGAGGGTTCGCTGCTGGATTTCCTCGATGCGTTCAGCGCCGATTTCCAGCACAAGGTCGATGAGTACGAGGAACTCCTTACCGACAACCGCATCTGGAAGCAGCGCACGGTCGACATCGGCATCGTCAGTCCCGAGCAGGCGTACGCGCTCGGCATGACCGGTCCGATGCTGCGCGCGTCCGGCATCGAGTGGGACCTGCGCAAGAAGCAGCCGTACGCGAAATACGCGGAAGTCGATTTCGAAATCCCGGTCGGCACCCACGGCGATTGCTACGACCGCTATCTCGTGCGCATTGCCGAAATGCGGCAGTCGGCGCTGATCATCCGCCAGTGCGTGGATTGGCTGAAGAAGAACCCCGGCCCGGTGATGATCGAGAACTACAAGGTCGCGCCGCCCAAGCGCGAGGACATGAAGGAATCGATGGAAGCGCTGATCCATTGGTTCAAGCTGTTCACGGAAGGCTACAGCGTGCCGGCCGGCGAAACCTATGCCGCGGTCGAGGCGCCCAAGGGCGAGTTCGGCTGCTACATGATTTCCGACGGCGCCAACAAACCGTTCCGCGTGCACCTGCGCGCGCCAGGCTTCGCGCACCTGTCGTCGATCGACGAGATCACCCGCGGGCACATGCTGCCCGACGTGGTGGCGATGATCGGTACCTACGACTTGGTGTTCGGGGAGGTGGATCGATGACCATGTGTGCGCGCCACGTTGCGAACACCCCCTTCGGAACGAAGGGCGGAGCGAATGCGAACGCGCGCGCAGCGCGGGATGCGAAGCATCGGGGGTATGCTCCTGTGCGAAGCAAAAGCCATCCCCCTCGATCCCCCTTCCTGCGGAAGGGGGAAGAAAGCGTTCCCTGCGAAACGAGGGGGGATCACGCATGAAAGCCAGCGGCAATTTCGACAAGGTGAAGGACGTCGACCCGATGCAGGTGCTGACGGCTGAAACACGCGCGCACATCGACCATTGGGCCGCGAAGTTTCCGCCGGATCGCAAGCGCTCGGCGCTGATTCAGGGCCTGATGGCGGCGCAGGAACAGAACGGTGGGCACCTTACCGACGAGTTGATGGCGGCGACCGCGAAGTACCTCGGCCAGCCGCCGCTGTACGCCTACGAAGTCGCGACGTTCTATTCGATGTTCCAGACCGAGCCGGTCGGGCGCCACAACGTTGCGGTGTGCACCAACATTTCGTGCTGGCTCAACGGCGCCGACGGCATCGTGCAGCACTGCGAGAATAAGCTGGGCGTGAAGCTGGGCGAGAGCACCGCTGACGGACGCATCTACCTCAAGAAGGAAGAGGAATGCCTCGCGGCGTGCTGCGGCGCGCCGATGATGGTGGTCGATGGCCACTATCACGAAAACCTGACGCCCGAGAAGGTCGATGAAATTCTGGATGGGTTGAAATAAAAGGCTGTCGTTCCCGCGAAGGCGGGAACCCAGCGACTTTGATTTTCCGAACAAGAGACACTGGATTCCCGCTTGCGCGGGAGTGACGTCAATAAACGGTCTGATGCACATGCCCTACGGTCCCGAACCCGCTGAACACCAGGTCGTCTACACCACGCTGCATTTCGACAAGCCGTGGTCGATCGACAGCTACCGCCAGACCGGCGGCTGGCAGGCGTGGGAAAAAATCCTGGCCGAGAAGACAGACCCGGCCGCGATCGTGGACGAACTCAAGAAAAGTTCGCTGCGCGGGCGCGGCGGCGCGGGCTTTCCGACCGGCATGAAGTGGTCATTCATGCCGCGCAGCGCGCCGGGCCAGAAATACATCCTGTGCAATTCGGACGAATCCGAGCCCGGCACCTGCAAGGATCGTGACATCCTGCGCTTCAATCCGCACGCGGTGCTGGAAGGCATGGCGATCGCCTGCTACGCGACGGGTTCGACGGTCGCCTACAACTATCTGCGCGGCGAGTTCCACCACGAACCGTTCGAGCACATGGAGCAGGCGCTGCATGAAGCGGAAGCTGCCGGGCTGCTCGGCAAGAACATCAAGGGCACCGGCATCGACGTGACGATCCACAACGCACTCGGCGCGGGCGCGTACATCTGCGGCGAAGAAACCGCGCTGATGGAATCGCTGGAAGGCAAGAAGGGCTGGCCGCGCTACAAGCCGCCGTTCCCGGCCAATTTCGGTTTGTATGGACGGCCCAGCACGATCAACAACACCGAAACCTATGCGTCGGTGCCGGCAATCCTGCGCAAGGGCGCCGACTGGTTCCTGAATCTCGGCAAGCCCAACAACGGCGGCCCCAAGATCTTTTCGGTGTCGGGGCACGTCAACAAGCCTGGCAATTACGAAATCCGCCTCGGCACGCCGTTCCCGGAATTGCTGGAAATGGCCGGCGGCGTGCGCAACGGCCACAAGTTGAAAGCGGTGATCCCGGGCGGCTCGTCGATGAAGGTGCTGAAGGCCGACAAGATGATGGCCTGCACGATGGATTACGACTCGATCCGCGACGCGGGTTCGGGCCTGGGTTCGGGCGCGGTGATCGTGATGGACGAGACGACGTGCATGGTGCGCGCCTGCGAGCGCATCGCGCGCTTCTACCACATGGAATCCTGTGGCCAGTGCACGCCGTGCCGCGAAGGCACCGGCTGGATGCATCGCGTGCTGTCGCGCATCGTCGCGGGCGGCGGCACGCCGGAAGACCTGCATCGCCTGAAAGCCATCGCGGGCCAGATCGAGGGCCACACCATCTGCGCGTTCGGCGAAGCCGCCGCGTGGCCGGTGCAGGCGTTCCTCGCGAATTTCTGGGACGAGTTCGAGTACTACTGCATCAACGGGCGTTCGATGCTCGACGATGCGCAGAAGGTGGCGGCATGAAGAACATCAGGGACCAGGGACGAGGGACCGGGGACCGGAGCTTCGCTGTGGCTCGTTGGCACGTGTCGATCCGTCAAGAGATGGGGCAGGGCGTCCGCTGCACGACATGCTTTGCCTGTCCCCGGTCCCCGGTCCCCGGTCCCGCTTTCATCTGCTACCCGGTACCCGGTCCCGGAGCTTTCGCATGAGCGCGCAACCCAAAGACACCGCGCCGCCGGTCGAGATGGTGGAGTTCGAGGTCGACGGCCATCCGGTCAAGGCGCCCAAGGGCTCGACGATCATCCAGGCCACCGACGCCGCGCAGATTCCGGTGCCGCGTTTCTGCTATCACGACAAGCTGCCGATTGCGGCGAGCTGCCGCCAGTGCATGGTGGAAGTGGAGATGGGCGGCAAGATGGTTCCCAAGCCGCAGCCCGCGTGCGCGACGCCGGTCGCGGCGGGCATGAAGGTGTTCACGCGCTCGCCCAATGCGTTGAAGTGGCAGCGCAACACGATGGAATTCCTGCTGATCAACCACCCGCTGGATTGCCCGATCTGCGACCAGGGCGGCGAGTGCGAGCTGCAGGACGTGTCGATGGGCTACGGCCGATCGGTGTCGCGTTTCACCGAGCGCAAGCGCACCGTCGCGGACGAAAACGTCGGGCCGCTGGTCGCGACCGAGATGACGCGCTGCATCCACTGCACGCGCTGCGTGCGTTTCGTGGGCGAGATCGCGGGCACCTACGATCTGGGCGACATGAGCCGCGGCGACAGCCACGTGATCGGCACCTACATCGGTCGCACCCTCGAATCCGAATTGTCCGGCAACGTGATCGACGTGTGCCCGGTCGGCGCGCTCACCGACAAGGTGTTCCAGTTCAAGGCGCGCGCGTGGGAACTGATCGCCAAGCCGTCGATCGGCTACCACGACGCGCTCGGCTCCAACCTGTGGCTGCACACCAGGCGCGGCCAGGTGCTGCGCGCGGTGCCGCGCGACAATGAAGCGATCAACGAATGCTGGCTGTCCGACCGCGACCGCTACAGCCACCAGGGCTTGTACGCGGAAGACCGCGCCGAAAAACCGCTCATCCGCAAGGGCGGCGAGCTGGTCGCGGTCGAGTGGGACGAAGCGATCGCGTTCGTCGCCGACGGCTTGAGGAAAGCCGGCAACGACGTGGGCGCGCTGCTCGCGCCGCTGACCTCGTGCGAGGAAGGCGCGCTGCTGGCGCAGCTGTTGCGCGGCTTGGGCAGCGAGCGCATCGACCACCGCCTGCGCGTGCAGGATTTCTCGGACGGCGGCCCATCCGGTGCGACGTTCGAACTGCCGGTCGACGAGATCGGCAACGTCTCGGCGGCATTGATCGTCGGCAGCAATCCACGCCACGAAATGCCGCTGCTCGGCCATCGCCTGCGCCACGCCAGCCGGCACGATGCCTCGAAGCATCCGGCATCAAATCCGGCGCACTACGATATTTCCGAAGTGCGCGGCGGGAAGATCTACGCGATCAATCCGGTGCACTTCGCCAGCAACATCGATCTCGCCGGCGAAAAGCTGTTCGCGCCGCAGGACTTTGTCGATGCGCTGCTGTGCACCGCGAAAGCCGCGGGCGTGCAGAGCGGCGACCGCGCATTGGCGGATGCGATTGCCGCGGCTGACGATCACGAAGATGCGCATGCGTGGACCTCTGCGCTGCGCGATGCGGCGTCCTCGGTGGTGATCCTGGGCGATGCGGCCACGCAGCATCCGCAGGCCGCGTGGTTGCGCGCGCTGGCGCGCGGCATCGCCAAGGCGACCAACAGCGCGTACAACGAATTGCCGTCGGGCGCGAACGCCGTCGGCCTTGCACGCGTCGGTGCGCAGTCGGCCGGTGGCGCGAAGGCAATCCTCGACCAAGCGCCGAAGGCACTGATCACTTGGCAGGCCGGGTCGCAGGACACGTTCGCGCCCGCAGCCTACGACAAGGCGCGCGAAGGCGCCGACTTCTACGTGTATGCCGGCGCGTATGCCTGCGAAGGCGTGAAGCGCACGGCCGACGCGGTGCTGCCGCTGGGCCTGCCGCCGGAAATCGATGGCACCTACGTGAATGCGGACGGCATCGTGCAGCAGATCGCGGCGGGTTCGGTGTTGCCGGGCGACGCGCGGCCGGGCTGGAAGGTGCTGCGTGCACTCGGTGCGGCGTTGGGCGTCGCCGGTTTCGATTTTGTCGAATTGGGTGACGTGCACGCGCGGATTGCGCCGGACTTGTCGGAATCCGGTCCCCGGTCCCCGGTCCCCGGTCCCGAACAAAAACTGTCGGCGCGTACATCCATTCCGGACGGAATGATCACGCGTGTCGCCACGGTCGGCATCTACCGCACCGACCCGGTGGTACGCCGCGCCAAGGCGTTGCAGGCGCATCCTCTGAATCGCGCGCCGGCCGTGCGCATCAATGCCGATGTTGCGCGCACGCTCGGTGTCATCACCGGCGCGAAGGCGGACGTCAATGGAACCGTGTTGCCGGTCGTCGTGGATTCCGCGGTGCCGAATGGATGCGCCTGGATCGAGGCGGGCCATGCCGCGACCGCATCGCTGCCGCCGCATGGCGCCGAACTCACCATCAAGACGGTGACCGCATGAGCTTTTCCTCCGACCCGATGATCTTCCTGTGGACGCTGGTGAAGATCCTCATCATCGCGGTGCCGCTGATCATCTGCGTGGCGATGTACGTGTGGTGGGAACGCAAGGTGATCGGCTGGATGCACGTGCGCATCGGACCGAACAAGATCGGTCCGTTCGGCCTGCTGCAGGCGTTCGCCGACGTGGTGAAGCTCCTGCTCAAGGAGATCATCATCCCGACCAACTCCAACCGGTTCCTGTATTTCACCGCGCCGCTGCTGTCGGTGATCCCGGCGCTGGCGGTGTGGGCGGTGGTGCCGTTCGACAACGGCGTGGTGCTTTCCAACGCCAACGCGGGCGTGCTGTACGTGCTGGCGATGAGTTCGCTGGGCGTGTACGGCATCATCCTGGCCGGCTGGGCGTCGAACTCGCGCTACGCGTTGCTCGGCTCGATGCGATCGGCCGCGCAGATGATCTCCTACGAAATCTGCATCGGCATGGCGCTGGTGTGCGTGCTGATCCTGGCCGGCAGCCTCAACTTCACCGCGATCGTCAACGCGCAGGCGGGTGGAAAGGGCTTGTTCGACTGGTTCTGGCTGCCGCTGCTGCCGATGTTCCTGGTGTTCTACATCTCCGGCGTGGCCGAAACCAACCGCCTGCCGTTCGACGTGGCCGAAGGCGAATCGGAAATCGTCGCTGGCTTCCACGTGGAATATTCGGGTTCGGTTTTCGCGCTGTTCTTCCTCGCCGAATACGCCAACATGATCCTGATGTCGTTCCTGGTGTCGGTGCTGTTCATGGGCGGCTGGCTCAGCCCGTTCCAGGGCTGGCACCTCGGCTGGTTCTCGCAAGCCGGCTGGTGGTGGCTGATCCTGAAGTTCTTCGTGTTCGCCACGTCGCTGATCTGGCTGCGCGCGACCTTCCCGCGCTACCGCTACGACCAGATCATGCGGCTCGGCTGGAAGGTATTCATTCCAATCTCGATCGTGTGGATTTTCGTGGCAGGCATTTTCAAATACTTCAACGTGGTGACGATAGGGCATTGAGATGAAAAGGATCATCGACTATCTCAAGAGCCTGCTGCTGCTGGAACTCGCCGGCGGACTGTGGCTGACGCTGAAATACATGTTCAAGCCGAAGTTCACCATGTACTTCCCGATGGAAACCATCCCGCGCTCGGTGCGTTTCCGCGGGCTGCACGCGCTGCGCCGTTATCCGAACGGCGAGGAGCGCTGCATCGCCTGCAAGCTGTGCGAGGCGGTGTGCCCGGCGCTGGCGATCACCATCGATTCCGCGCCGCGCGCGTCGGACGGCCAGCGCCGCACCACGCGCTACGACATCGACCTGTTCAAGTGCATCTACTGCGGCTTCTGCGAGGAAAGCTGCCCGGTCGATTCGATCGTGCTGACCGACATCCTGGAATACCACATGGAACGCCGCGGCGAGAACGTCATCACCAAGCCGCAGTTGCTGGCGATGGGCGACCGCTTCGAGCAATCCATCGCGGCCAATCGCGCGGTCGACGCGGCTTATCGGTGATGCCCATGAACCATGCGATCTTCCAGATGGTCTGCTTCATCGCCTTCGCCGTGGTCGCGGTGGGCGCCGCGCTGGCGGTGGTGTCCGTGAAGAACACCGTTCACGGCGTGCTGGCGCTGGTGCTGACGTTCTTCTCGACCGCGTGCCTGTGGGTTCTGGCCGAAGCCGAGTTCCTGGGGCTGGCGCTGGTGGTGGTGTACGTCGGCGCGGTGATGGTGCTGTTCCTGTTCGTGGTGATGATGCTGGACATCGACCTCGAACCGCTGCGCGAAGGCTTCACAAAATATCTGCCGGTCGGCATCGGCGCCGCCGTGATCATGCTGATCGAGATGCTGGGCATCATCGGCGTGCGCGCGTTCAACGTACAGCCGGGCCCGAATCCCGCCGGAACCTCGAACGTCGAATGGCTGGGCACCGCGCTGTTCACGCATTTCCTGCTGCCGTTCGAAATCGCCGCGCTGATCCTGACGGTCGGCCTGGTCGCGGCGGTGGTGCTGGCGCTGCGTGTGCGCACCTTCTCCAAGCACCAGAACCCGGCCGCGCAGTCGGCGGTGCGCGCCGCCGGCCGCGTGCGCATGGTGAAGATGGCCGCGGTCGTGCCGTCCGCACCGCCGTCCGTGCCCGATCCTGCCGAGGAGCCGCACGCATGAGCATTCCTCTTTCCTGGTACATCGTGTTCGCGACGGTGCTGTTCTGCATCTCGATCGCGGGCATCTTCATCAATCGCAAGAACGTGATCGTGCTGCTGATGTGCATCGAGCTGATGCTGCTGGCCGTCAACACCAACTTCGTCGCGTTCTCGCGCTTCCTCGGCAATCCGTCGGGACAGGTGTTCGTGTTCTTCATCCTGACGGTGGCGGCCGCCGAGTCGGCCATTGGCCTTGCCATCGTCGTATTGATGTTCCGCAACCGCCGCACGATCAACGTCGGCGAGATCGATTCGCTGCGCTACTAGGGAGAGGCCACATGCGAGACCGTTGCATGCGACGCCGCGCTTCCCTCGACGCGGCCAACCGGAAAAATGATGTCATTGGCGACGCCGTGAAAACAGCTTTTGCTCGTCATTCCCGCGTAGGCGGGAATCCAGTGCCGTGCGATTTTGACAAGACAAGTCACTGGATCCCCGCTTTCGCGGGGATGACGAATAGTGAGGTGCAAGCGTGATCAGCCAGAATCTCCTGATAGTGCTGGCCGCGGCGCCGCTGGTGGGCGCGCTGATCGCGGGGCTGTTGCGCAACCAGATCGGCCGCGCCGGATCGGCGAGCATTGCGATCGTGTCGGTGGCGATTTCGTTCGCGCTGTCGTGCGTGGTGTTCTGGCAACTCGTGTGGGGCGGTGCGCCGATCTTCAACCATGACGTCTACGCCTGGTTGGAAGTCGGCAAGTTCACGATCGGCATCGGCTTCCTCGTCGACCGCTTGACCGCGCTGATGCTGGTGGTGGTCACCTTCGTGTCGCTGATGGTGCACATCTACACCATCGGCTACATGAGCGATGACCCGGGCTTCCAGCGCTTCTTCGCCTACATCGCGCTGTTTACCTTCTCAATGCTGATGCTGGTGCTGGCCAACAACTTCCTGCAGCTGTTCATCGGCTGGGAACTGGTGGGCCTGGTGTCGTACCTGCTGATCGGCTTCTGGTTCGAGCGTCCGAGCGCGAGCTTCGCGGCGTTGAAGGCGTTCCTCGTGAATCGCGTCGGCGACTTCGGCTTCATCCTCGGCATCGCCTGCGTGTTGTACGCGTTCCACACGCTGGATTACGCGGCCGTGTTCGCGCAGGCACCGGACCTTGCCGGCCGCACCATCGAAGTGGTCGGCGGGCATCCATGGTCGCTGGCCACGCTGATCTGCCTGTTGCTGTTCGTGGGCGCCTGCGGCAAATCCGCGCAGGTGCCGTTGCACGTGTGGCTGCCGGATTCGATGGAAGGTCCGACCCCGATCTCGGCGTTGATCCACGCGGCCACGATGGTCACCGCCGGCATCTTCATGGTGGCGCGCATGTCGCCGCTGTACGAAATGTCCACGACCGCGCTGTCGGTGGTGCTGATCGTGGGCGCGACCACCGCGTTCTTCATGGGCCTCATCGGCATCGTGCAGAACGACATCAAGCGCGTGATCGCGTATTCGACGTTGTCGCAGCTCGGCTACATGGTGGTGGCGCTGGGCGTGTCGGCGTATGCCGCCGGCATCTTCCACCTGATGACGCACGCGTTCTTCAAGGCGCTGCTGTTCCTCGGCGCGGGTTCGGTGATCGTGGCGATGCACCACGAGCAGGACATGCGCCGCATGGGCGGCCTGCGCAAGTACATGCCGGTCACCTGGATCACGATGTGGATCGGCTCGCTGGCGCTGGTGGCGACGCCGGGCTTTTCGGGCTTCTTCTCGAAGGACCAGATCATCGAGGCGGTGGGCGCGTCGCACATCTTCGGTTCCACCTACGCGTACTGGTGCGTGCTGCTGGGCGTGTTCGTCACCGCGCTCTACAGCTTCCGCCTGCTGTACATGACCTTCCATGGCAAGGAACGCTTCAAGGTGGTGGGCCACGGACACGGCCGCGTCGAGGGCGGCCCGCATACCAAGTCGACGTCCGACGATCCGCACCATGCGCACAACCCGGGCGAACTCGAACATCCGCCGAAGGAATCGCCGTGGGTAATCACCGTGCCGCTGGTGCTGCTGGCGATTCCGTCGGTGATGATCGGCTGGGTGACCATCAAGCCGCTGCTGTACGGCGGCTGGTTCGGCAGCGCGATCAAGGTGCTGCCGGGCCATGACGTGCTGGCGCACATGGCCGAGGAATTCCACGGCACCGTGCCGATGTTCTGGGACGCGTTCTTGAGCGCGCCGTTCTGGATCATGGTCGCGGGCTTCGCGGTCGCGACGTACGTGTATCTGTTCAACCCGGCCATCGCCGGTCGCGCCGCGCGGATGTTCCTGCCGATCTTCAAGATGCTCACCCGCAAATACTGGGTGGACGAGGTGTACTACAACCTGTTCGCGCGCGGCGGCGTGAAACTCGGCCGCGCGTTCTGGAAGGGCGGCGACCGCGCGGTGCTGGACGGCGTGATGATCGACGGTTCCGCGTCGGTGGTCGAGCGCAGCTCGCACGTGTTCCGCCGCCTGCAGACCGGGTTCCTGTATCACTACGCGTTCGCGATGATCGTCGGGCTGATCCTGTTGCTGGGCGGTCTTTGGTATTGGGGGCTGCGATGAGGATCGTGGAGAGCGGGACCGGGGACCGGGGACCGGGGACCAAGAGCGTGCTCGACGTGCATTCTTCGTCCTGCCTGCTTCCGGTCCGTGTCGCATTCCCGCCCATTGATGCAGCTACGGTTGCCGTTGCCCGGTCCCCGGTCCCCGGTCCCCGGTCCCGCAACAAGGAACCCGCATGAGCAACTGGCCCATCCTGAGCGTGCTGATCTGGTTTCCGTGCCTCGGCGCGATCATCGTGCTGCTGGCGGGCAGCGCGCGCCCGCATCTTGCGCGCTGGCTGACGCTGGCATTCAGCGTCATCACGTTCGCGCTCAGCCTGGTGATGCTGACGCAGTACCAGATCGGCGACGGCGGCTTCCAGTTGCAGGAAAACCTGCGCTGGATTCCCGGCATCAACACCAGTTACCACCTGGGCGTGGACGGCATCGCGGTCGCGTTGATCGTGCTGACCACGTTCACCTCGATCCTGGTGATCGGCGGCGCGTGGCAGGTGATCAAGGACAAGGTGCACCAGTACATGGCGGCGATGCTGGTACTGGAAGGCCTGCTGATCGGGGTGTTCTGCGCGATGGACGCGCTGCTGTTCTACCTGTTCTTCGAAGCCATCCTGATCCCGATGTTCTTTTTGATCGGCATCTGGGGCGGGCCGCGGCGTGTTTACGCGACGCTGAAGTTCTTCATCTACACGTTCTTCGGCTCGATCTTCTTCCTGATCGGCCTGCTGTACATGTACCACCGCACAGGCAGCTTCGATCTTGCGACGCTGTGGGCGTTTCCGTTCACGATGCGGGAACAGAGCTGGCTGTTCTTCTCGTTCCTTATCGCATTCGCAGTGAAGACGCCGATGGTGCCGGTGCACACCTGGTTGCCGGATGCGCACGTCGAGGCGCCGACCGGCGGCTCGGTGATCCTGGCCGCGATCATGCTGAAGGTCGGCACGTATGGCTTCATCCGCTTCTCGCTGCCGATCGTGCCGGATGCCTCGCAGCACTTCGCGTGGCTGATCATCCT
The genomic region above belongs to Rhodanobacteraceae bacterium and contains:
- a CDS encoding NADH-ubiquinone oxidoreductase chain I is translated as MKRIIDYLKSLLLLELAGGLWLTLKYMFKPKFTMYFPMETIPRSVRFRGLHALRRYPNGEERCIACKLCEAVCPALAITIDSAPRASDGQRRTTRYDIDLFKCIYCGFCEESCPVDSIVLTDILEYHMERRGENVITKPQLLAMGDRFEQSIAANRAVDAAYR
- a CDS encoding NADH-ubiquinone oxidoreductase chain L, whose translation is MISQNLLIVLAAAPLVGALIAGLLRNQIGRAGSASIAIVSVAISFALSCVVFWQLVWGGAPIFNHDVYAWLEVGKFTIGIGFLVDRLTALMLVVVTFVSLMVHIYTIGYMSDDPGFQRFFAYIALFTFSMLMLVLANNFLQLFIGWELVGLVSYLLIGFWFERPSASFAALKAFLVNRVGDFGFILGIACVLYAFHTLDYAAVFAQAPDLAGRTIEVVGGHPWSLATLICLLLFVGACGKSAQVPLHVWLPDSMEGPTPISALIHAATMVTAGIFMVARMSPLYEMSTTALSVVLIVGATTAFFMGLIGIVQNDIKRVIAYSTLSQLGYMVVALGVSAYAAGIFHLMTHAFFKALLFLGAGSVIVAMHHEQDMRRMGGLRKYMPVTWITMWIGSLALVATPGFSGFFSKDQIIEAVGASHIFGSTYAYWCVLLGVFVTALYSFRLLYMTFHGKERFKVVGHGHGRVEGGPHTKSTSDDPHHAHNPGELEHPPKESPWVITVPLVLLAIPSVMIGWVTIKPLLYGGWFGSAIKVLPGHDVLAHMAEEFHGTVPMFWDAFLSAPFWIMVAGFAVATYVYLFNPAIAGRAARMFLPIFKMLTRKYWVDEVYYNLFARGGVKLGRAFWKGGDRAVLDGVMIDGSASVVERSSHVFRRLQTGFLYHYAFAMIVGLILLLGGLWYWGLR
- a CDS encoding NADH-ubiquinone oxidoreductase chain H — translated: MSFSSDPMIFLWTLVKILIIAVPLIICVAMYVWWERKVIGWMHVRIGPNKIGPFGLLQAFADVVKLLLKEIIIPTNSNRFLYFTAPLLSVIPALAVWAVVPFDNGVVLSNANAGVLYVLAMSSLGVYGIILAGWASNSRYALLGSMRSAAQMISYEICIGMALVCVLILAGSLNFTAIVNAQAGGKGLFDWFWLPLLPMFLVFYISGVAETNRLPFDVAEGESEIVAGFHVEYSGSVFALFFLAEYANMILMSFLVSVLFMGGWLSPFQGWHLGWFSQAGWWWLILKFFVFATSLIWLRATFPRYRYDQIMRLGWKVFIPISIVWIFVAGIFKYFNVVTIGH
- a CDS encoding NADH-ubiquinone oxidoreductase chain J, with amino-acid sequence MPMNHAIFQMVCFIAFAVVAVGAALAVVSVKNTVHGVLALVLTFFSTACLWVLAEAEFLGLALVVVYVGAVMVLFLFVVMMLDIDLEPLREGFTKYLPVGIGAAVIMLIEMLGIIGVRAFNVQPGPNPAGTSNVEWLGTALFTHFLLPFEIAALILTVGLVAAVVLALRVRTFSKHQNPAAQSAVRAAGRVRMVKMAAVVPSAPPSVPDPAEEPHA
- a CDS encoding NADH-ubiquinone oxidoreductase chain K yields the protein MSIPLSWYIVFATVLFCISIAGIFINRKNVIVLLMCIELMLLAVNTNFVAFSRFLGNPSGQVFVFFILTVAAAESAIGLAIVVLMFRNRRTINVGEIDSLRY
- a CDS encoding NADH-ubiquinone oxidoreductase chain D — protein: MAANLSTTQSDTGEIRSYTMNFGPQHPAAHGVLRLVMEMEGETILRIDPHIGLLHRATEKLAESKPYNHSIGYMDRLDYVSMMCNEHAYVRAIEQLMGITPPERALWIRTMFDEVTRILNHLMWVGSNALDLGAMAVFLYAFREREELMDCYEAVSGTRMHATYYRPGGVYRDLPGKMIQYKESPWHKGKDLKRMNAWREGSLLDFLDAFSADFQHKVDEYEELLTDNRIWKQRTVDIGIVSPEQAYALGMTGPMLRASGIEWDLRKKQPYAKYAEVDFEIPVGTHGDCYDRYLVRIAEMRQSALIIRQCVDWLKKNPGPVMIENYKVAPPKREDMKESMEALIHWFKLFTEGYSVPAGETYAAVEAPKGEFGCYMISDGANKPFRVHLRAPGFAHLSSIDEITRGHMLPDVVAMIGTYDLVFGEVDR
- a CDS encoding NADH-ubiquinone oxidoreductase chain E, which produces MKASGNFDKVKDVDPMQVLTAETRAHIDHWAAKFPPDRKRSALIQGLMAAQEQNGGHLTDELMAATAKYLGQPPLYAYEVATFYSMFQTEPVGRHNVAVCTNISCWLNGADGIVQHCENKLGVKLGESTADGRIYLKKEEECLAACCGAPMMVVDGHYHENLTPEKVDEILDGLK
- a CDS encoding NADH-ubiquinone oxidoreductase chain G; the protein is MSAQPKDTAPPVEMVEFEVDGHPVKAPKGSTIIQATDAAQIPVPRFCYHDKLPIAASCRQCMVEVEMGGKMVPKPQPACATPVAAGMKVFTRSPNALKWQRNTMEFLLINHPLDCPICDQGGECELQDVSMGYGRSVSRFTERKRTVADENVGPLVATEMTRCIHCTRCVRFVGEIAGTYDLGDMSRGDSHVIGTYIGRTLESELSGNVIDVCPVGALTDKVFQFKARAWELIAKPSIGYHDALGSNLWLHTRRGQVLRAVPRDNEAINECWLSDRDRYSHQGLYAEDRAEKPLIRKGGELVAVEWDEAIAFVADGLRKAGNDVGALLAPLTSCEEGALLAQLLRGLGSERIDHRLRVQDFSDGGPSGATFELPVDEIGNVSAALIVGSNPRHEMPLLGHRLRHASRHDASKHPASNPAHYDISEVRGGKIYAINPVHFASNIDLAGEKLFAPQDFVDALLCTAKAAGVQSGDRALADAIAAADDHEDAHAWTSALRDAASSVVILGDAATQHPQAAWLRALARGIAKATNSAYNELPSGANAVGLARVGAQSAGGAKAILDQAPKALITWQAGSQDTFAPAAYDKAREGADFYVYAGAYACEGVKRTADAVLPLGLPPEIDGTYVNADGIVQQIAAGSVLPGDARPGWKVLRALGAALGVAGFDFVELGDVHARIAPDLSESGPRSPVPGPEQKLSARTSIPDGMITRVATVGIYRTDPVVRRAKALQAHPLNRAPAVRINADVARTLGVITGAKADVNGTVLPVVVDSAVPNGCAWIEAGHAATASLPPHGAELTIKTVTA
- a CDS encoding NADH-ubiquinone oxidoreductase chain F, coding for MHMPYGPEPAEHQVVYTTLHFDKPWSIDSYRQTGGWQAWEKILAEKTDPAAIVDELKKSSLRGRGGAGFPTGMKWSFMPRSAPGQKYILCNSDESEPGTCKDRDILRFNPHAVLEGMAIACYATGSTVAYNYLRGEFHHEPFEHMEQALHEAEAAGLLGKNIKGTGIDVTIHNALGAGAYICGEETALMESLEGKKGWPRYKPPFPANFGLYGRPSTINNTETYASVPAILRKGADWFLNLGKPNNGGPKIFSVSGHVNKPGNYEIRLGTPFPELLEMAGGVRNGHKLKAVIPGGSSMKVLKADKMMACTMDYDSIRDAGSGLGSGAVIVMDETTCMVRACERIARFYHMESCGQCTPCREGTGWMHRVLSRIVAGGGTPEDLHRLKAIAGQIEGHTICAFGEAAAWPVQAFLANFWDEFEYYCINGRSMLDDAQKVAA